In one Solanum dulcamara chromosome 1, daSolDulc1.2, whole genome shotgun sequence genomic region, the following are encoded:
- the LOC129882266 gene encoding 60S ribosomal protein L7-4: protein MGETPVPESVLKKQKRSEEWALAKKQELESAKKKNVENRKLIYNRAKLYAKEYAEQDKELIRLKREARLKGGFYVDPEAKLLFIIRIRGINAMPPQTKKILQLLRLRQIFNGVFLKVNKATVNMLHRVEPYVTYGYPNLKSVRELIYKRGYGKLNKQRIALTDNSVIEQGLGKHGIICAEDLVHEIMTVGPSFKQANNFLWPFQLKAPLGGLKKKRNHYVEGGDAGNRENFINELIRRMN from the exons ATGGGTGAAACACCAGTTCCAGAGTCAGTCTTGAAGAAGCAGAAGAGGAGTGAGGAATGGGCTCTTGCAAAGAAGCAAGAACTTGAATCTGCGAAGAAGAAGAATGTTGAGAACAGGAAATTGATCTACAACAGGGCAAAGCTGTATGCAAAGGAGTATGCGGAACAG GACAAGGAATTGATTCGTTTGAAACGCGAGGCTAGATTGAAAGGTGGTTTCTATGTGGATCCCGAGGCAAAGTTGTTGTTTATCATCAGGATACGTGG GATTAATGCTATGCCCCCACAGACCAAGAAGATTTTGCAGCTACTACGTTTACGACAG ATCTTTAATGGGGTCTTTTTGAAAGTTAACAAAGCCACAGTGAACATGTTGCATAGGGTTGAACCTTACGTTACCTATGG TTATCCAAACCTAAAGAGTGTTAGGGAATTGATCTACAAGAGAGGTTATGGAAAGCTCAACAAGCAGAGAATTGCTTTAACCGACAATTCTGTCATTGAGCAG GGATTGGGCAAACATGGAATTATCTGCGCTGAAGACCTTGTCCATGAGATCATGACTGTAGGGCCCAGCTTCAAGCAGGCCAACAACTTCCTATGGCCATTCCAGCTGAAGGCACCTTTGGGTGGACTCAAGAAGAAGAGAAATCACTATGTTGAAGGTGGTGATGCTGGTAACCGCGAAAACTTCATTAATGAACTTATCAGGAGGATGAACTAA
- the LOC129882273 gene encoding probable aminotransferase TAT2: MGSQTNSLGENYTKELETPTNITIKRILGLLMDIIDEDNERKREVISLGIGDPTAHSCFHTTDAAKEAVVESILLDKFNGYSSSAGLPTTRKAIASYLSRDLCYDLSPEDVYVTVGCTQAIEIAVSFLAKPNCNILLPRPGFPTYALCASFRNIEVRYYDLVPQKKWQVNLEAIEALVDQNTIGIVIINPGNPCGNVYSYEHLEKIAETAKRVKTLIIADEVYGHLAFGETPFIPMGLFSSITPVLTLGSLSKRWLIPGWRLGWFVINDPNCTFKSPKIIERINSYCDICASPTTFIQAAVPKIIENTKEDFFKNTLKMLKENSYICYEKILEIPCLNCPCKPQGSMVVMVNLNTILLQDISDDMDFCLKLAKEESVILLPGTAVGLKNWVRITFAVESSFLEEG, encoded by the exons ATGGGAAGCCAAACAAATTCTTTAGGTGAAAATTACACAAAAGAGTTGGAAACACCTACAAATATCACTATCAAAAGGATTCTTGGCTTGTTGATGGACATCATAGATGAAG AtaatgaaaggaagagggaagTGATCTCATTGGGAATAGGAGACCCAACAGCTCATTCATGTTTTCATACAACAGATGCAGCTAAGGAAGCTGTTGTTGAGAGCATTCTTCTTGATAAATTCAATGGATATTCTTCCTCTGCTGGTCTTCCCACTACTagaaa GGCAATTGCAAGCTACTTGTCAAGAGATCTTTGTTATGATTTATCACCAGAAGATGTGTATGTTACTGTTGGTTGCACACAAGCTATAGAAATAGCAGTGTCTTTTCTTGCAAAACCAAATTGTAACATTTTGCTACCAAGGCCTGGCTTCCCAACTTATGCACTTTGTGCTTCTTTTAGAAATATTGAAGTTAGGTACTATGATCTTGTACCTCAAAAAAAATGGCAAGTTAATTTGGAGGCAATTGAAGCTTTGGTTGACCAAAATACTATTGGAATTGTTATTATAAATCCTGGAAATCCTTGTGGAAATGTCTACTCATATGAGCATTTGGAGAAG aTAGCGGAAACCGCAAAGAGAGTGAAGACACTGATCATAGCAGATGAAGTGTATGGACATCTTGCTTTTGGAGAAACTCCTTTTATACCAATGGGATTATTTAGTTCAATAACACCAGTATTAACACTTGGTTCTTTGTCTAAGAGATGGTTAATTCCTGGTTGGAGACTTGGTTGGTTTGTCATTAACGATCCTAATTGCACTTTCAAATCCCCTAAG ATTATTGAACGTATCAATAGCTATTGTGACATATGTGCAAGTCCAACAACTTTCATACAG GCAGCAGtccccaaaattattgaaaaCACCAAAgaggatttcttcaagaatacACTCAAAATGCTTAAggaaaattcatatatatgttatgaaaaGATACTTGAAATTCCATGCCTAAATTGCCCTTGTAAACCTCAAGGATCAATGGTTGTTATG GTGAATCTCAATACAATTCTCCTCCAAGATATAAGTGATGATATGGATTTCTGTTTGAAGCTTGCCAAGGAGGAATCTGTCATTTTACTTCCTG gaaCTGCCGTGGGACTGAAAAATTGGGTCAGAATCACATTTGCAGTTGAATCATCTTTTCTTGAAGAAGgataa
- the LOC129882282 gene encoding alkylated DNA repair protein ALKBH8 homolog isoform X1 — MGLPRFKRPVGTSEPSSNLYVANCGPAVGLTLDTIEAVFGAYGQVKGVHLADESGTRVIVSYHEEKSAESALKSLNRRACPELGGRSLHIQYSVPSVCQVAVDDSIQVSMEASELDIPGLYLIHDFISAKEEEELLAAVDSRPWQKLAKRRVQHYGYEFHYNTRNVNTNQYLGELPPFLSPILDKMSLFQKLSYTETVLLDQLTVNEYPPGVGLSPHIDTHSAFEGLIFSLSLAGPCIMEFRKYSTGVWPADPDTLNDEEAQNSDKSSKFLRKAIYLPPRSMLLLSGEARYAWHHYIPHHKFDVVNEAKIRRASRRVSFTLRKVRKGPCECEFLEYCDSQK; from the exons ATGGGATTGCCGAGATTTAAACGTCCTGTAGGGACTAGTGAACCAAGTTCGAATCTTTATGTGGCCAATTGTGGACCTGCAGTTGGACTAACTTTGGACACAATTGAAGCCGTATTTGGTGCATATGGTCAAGTTAAGGGAGTACATCTCGCTGATGAAAGTGGCACTAGAGTTATTGTGTCTTATCATGAAGAGAAGTCTGCAGAATCTGCCCTGAAGTCTTTGAATAGACGAGCATGTCCTGAGCTTGGTGGGCGGTCTTTGCACATTCAGTATTCTGTACCCTCTGTTTGTCAG GTTGCAGTGGATGACTCAATTCAGGTGTCTATGGAAGCTTCAGAGTTAGATATTCCTGGTCTTTACTTGATTCATGACTTCATCAGTGCCAAAGAGGAGGAG GAACTACTTGCAGCAGTTGATTCAAGGCCTTGGCAAAAACTTGCTAAAAGAAGGGTTCAGCATTATGGTTATGAGTTCCACTATAAC ACAAGGAATGTCAACACAAACCAGTACTTGGGTGAACTTCCACCATTTCTTTCGCCAATTCTTGACAAGATGTCGCTGTTTCAAAAGCTTAGTTACACTGAAACTGTACTTCTGGACCAGCTCACG gttaatgaatatccacCGGGAGTGGGTTTGTCTCCACATATTGACACCCATTCAGCATTTGAAGGATTAATATTCAGCCTTTCATTGGCAGGGCCTTGCATCATGGAGTTCAGAAAGTATTCTACTGGTGTTTGGCCTGCTGACCCTGACACATTAAATGATGAAGAGGCTCAAAATTCCGACAAGAGCTCAAAGTTTTTGAGGAAGGCTATTTATCTACCCCCTCGATCTATGCTGTTATTATCAGGAGAAGCACGCTATGCTTGGCATCATTACATTCCACATCATAAG TTTGATGTTGTGAACGAAGCCAAAATCAGAAGGGCTTCAAGGAGAGTGTCCTTCACATTGCGCAAG GTAAGAAAAGGACCATGCGAATGCGAGTTCCTTGAATACTGTGATTCTCAGAAGTAA
- the LOC129882282 gene encoding alkylated DNA repair protein ALKBH8 homolog isoform X2, which translates to MGLPRFKRPVGTSEPSSNLYVANCGPAVGLTLDTIEAVFGAYGQVKGVHLADESGTRVIVSYHEEKSAESALKSLNRRACPELGGRSLHIQYSVPSVCQVAVDDSIQVSMEASELDIPGLYLIHDFISAKEEEELLAAVDSRPWQKLAKRRVQHYGYEFHYNTRNVNTNQYLGELPPFLSPILDKMSLFQKLSYTETVLLDQLTVNEYPPGVGLSPHIDTHSAFEGLIFSLSLAGPCIMEFRKYSTGVWPADPDTLNDEEAQNSDKSSKFLRKAIYLPPRSMLLLSGEARYAWHHYIPHHKFDVVNEAKIRRASRRVSFTLRKNVVEHSVQRVQEC; encoded by the exons ATGGGATTGCCGAGATTTAAACGTCCTGTAGGGACTAGTGAACCAAGTTCGAATCTTTATGTGGCCAATTGTGGACCTGCAGTTGGACTAACTTTGGACACAATTGAAGCCGTATTTGGTGCATATGGTCAAGTTAAGGGAGTACATCTCGCTGATGAAAGTGGCACTAGAGTTATTGTGTCTTATCATGAAGAGAAGTCTGCAGAATCTGCCCTGAAGTCTTTGAATAGACGAGCATGTCCTGAGCTTGGTGGGCGGTCTTTGCACATTCAGTATTCTGTACCCTCTGTTTGTCAG GTTGCAGTGGATGACTCAATTCAGGTGTCTATGGAAGCTTCAGAGTTAGATATTCCTGGTCTTTACTTGATTCATGACTTCATCAGTGCCAAAGAGGAGGAG GAACTACTTGCAGCAGTTGATTCAAGGCCTTGGCAAAAACTTGCTAAAAGAAGGGTTCAGCATTATGGTTATGAGTTCCACTATAAC ACAAGGAATGTCAACACAAACCAGTACTTGGGTGAACTTCCACCATTTCTTTCGCCAATTCTTGACAAGATGTCGCTGTTTCAAAAGCTTAGTTACACTGAAACTGTACTTCTGGACCAGCTCACG gttaatgaatatccacCGGGAGTGGGTTTGTCTCCACATATTGACACCCATTCAGCATTTGAAGGATTAATATTCAGCCTTTCATTGGCAGGGCCTTGCATCATGGAGTTCAGAAAGTATTCTACTGGTGTTTGGCCTGCTGACCCTGACACATTAAATGATGAAGAGGCTCAAAATTCCGACAAGAGCTCAAAGTTTTTGAGGAAGGCTATTTATCTACCCCCTCGATCTATGCTGTTATTATCAGGAGAAGCACGCTATGCTTGGCATCATTACATTCCACATCATAAG TTTGATGTTGTGAACGAAGCCAAAATCAGAAGGGCTTCAAGGAGAGTGTCCTTCACATTGCGCAAG AATGTAGTTGAACATTCTGTACAACGTGTACAAGAGTGTTAA
- the LOC129882244 gene encoding rop guanine nucleotide exchange factor 14-like isoform X1, with product MVIVRRILACCTRNREISIDFGEQERITTYDGLESCILNSQSYDNESANSRVDVMVTDSLYDDDSSSSSSNNVFGSFSTHWTTSPQHFYVKKKTGYTTQLSDVETMKEKFAKLLLGEDVTGGSKGISTALALSNAITNLAASVFGELWKLEPLAEERKRKWRTEMDWLLSPTNHMIELVPARQSGSNGQRFEIMTPKVRADIHMNLPALRKLDSMLLETLDSMASTEFWYTEVSTRAEGKSPTWCLPSPKVPVAGLSDVERKKLVNHGKLVNQIFKAAKAINENVLAEMPVPTFIKDALPKSVRTSLGDDLYRILTTEPTSAEEMFNSLSLKSENSALEVVNRLEGSILVWKERITDQASGKSPARRSWSFVKDPISELDKLEVLLIQAEALVQQLKFKYPNLPQTFINVTKIQYGTDIGHLILEAYSRVLLNLSYNILTRIGEILQVDFSSNLNSPAATGYSSSILSDEPLVGHFSDPYNTNASNYGHCIGREAYSSMSTANSP from the exons ATGGTGATCGTGAGACGGATACTAGCCTGCTGTACAAGAAACAGAGAGATTAGTATTGACTTTGGTGAACAAGAGA GAATTACAACGTATGATGGCCTCGAGAGCTGCATACTTAACAGTCAGTCATATGACAATGAAAGTGCCAATAGCAGAGTTGATGTGATGGTTACAGATTCTTTATATGATGACGACTCAAGCAGCTCTTCTAGCAACAatgtttttggatcattttctACTCACTGGACAACGAGTCCTCAACATTTTTATGTGAAAAAAAAAACTGGTTATACAACACAACTTTCAGATGTGGAaacaatgaaagaaaaattcGCAAAGTTGTTGCTCGGGGAGGATGTGACCGGAGGAAGCAAGGGGATTTCCACTGCATTAGCATTGTCCAATGCCATTACAAATCTTGCAG CATCTGTATTCGGAGAGCTGTGGAAATTGGAGCCACTTGCAGAGGAACGAAAGAGGAAATGGAGAACGGAAATGGATTGGTTGCTCTCTCCTACCAATCATATGATTGAGTTGGTTCCTGCTAGACAAAGTGGTTCGAATGGCCAAAGATTTGAG ATAATGACACCAAAAGTTCGTGCAGACATCCATATGAATCTTCCAGCACTTCGGAAATTGGATTCGATGCTTCTT GAAACGCTGGATTCAATGGCTAGTACTGAGTTTTGGTATACGGAAGTGAGTACCCGAGCAGAAGGAAAGAGTCCAACGTGGTGTCTTCCTTCACCCAAGGTACCCGTAGCTGGGCTCTCTGATGTCGAAAGAAAGAAATTGGTGAATCATGGAAAATTGGTGAATCAAATATTCAAGGCAGCAAAAGCTATCAATGAAAATGTCTTGGCTGAAATGCCTGTTCCAACATTTATCAAGGATGCACTTCCTAAG TCTGTCAGGACAAGCCTCGGGGACGATCTTTATAGGATCCTGACTACAGAACCAACATCTGCTGAGGAAATGTTCAATTCCTTGAGCTTGAAATCTGAAAACAGCGCGCTTGAAGTTGTTAACAGGTTAGAAGGATCCATTCTTGTTTGGAAAGAGAGAATAACTGATCAAGCTAGCGGAAAATCTCCAGCTCGAAGATCTTGGTCTTTCGTAAAAGATCCAATATCTGAGCTAGACAAATTGGAGGTCTTATTGATCCAAGCAGAAGCTCTAGTGCAACAGCTGAAATTTAAATATCCTAATCTACCTCAGACATTCATCAATGTCACAAAAATCCAGTATGGCACG GACATTGGACATTTAATACTAGAAGCATACTCTCGGGTTCTCTTAAACTTATCATACAACATTCTTACACGGATAGGAGAAATCTTGCAAGTAGATTTTTCGAGCAACCTCAACTCACCAGCAGCTACTGGCTACTCGAGTTCTATATTGAGTGATGAACCACTCGTTGGACATTTCAGTGACCCCTATAATACAAATGCTTCCAACTATGGACATTGCATTGGCAGGGAAGCTTATAGCAGCATGTCTACTGCAAATTCACCTTAA
- the LOC129882282 gene encoding alkylated DNA repair protein ALKBH8 homolog isoform X3, producing the protein MGLPRFKRPVGTSEPSSNLYVANCGPAVGLTLDTIEAVFGAYGQVKGVHLADESGTRVIVSYHEEKSAESALKSLNRRACPELGGRSLHIQYSVPSVCQVAVDDSIQVSMEASELDIPGLYLIHDFISAKEEEELLAAVDSRPWQKLAKRRVQHYGYEFHYNTRNVNTNQYLGELPPFLSPILDKMSLFQKLSYTETVLLDQLTVNEYPPGVGLSPHIDTHSAFEGLIFSLSLAGPCIMEFRKYSTGVWPADPDTLNDEEAQNSDKSSKFLRKAIYLPPRSMLLLSGEARYAWHHYIPHHKVCN; encoded by the exons ATGGGATTGCCGAGATTTAAACGTCCTGTAGGGACTAGTGAACCAAGTTCGAATCTTTATGTGGCCAATTGTGGACCTGCAGTTGGACTAACTTTGGACACAATTGAAGCCGTATTTGGTGCATATGGTCAAGTTAAGGGAGTACATCTCGCTGATGAAAGTGGCACTAGAGTTATTGTGTCTTATCATGAAGAGAAGTCTGCAGAATCTGCCCTGAAGTCTTTGAATAGACGAGCATGTCCTGAGCTTGGTGGGCGGTCTTTGCACATTCAGTATTCTGTACCCTCTGTTTGTCAG GTTGCAGTGGATGACTCAATTCAGGTGTCTATGGAAGCTTCAGAGTTAGATATTCCTGGTCTTTACTTGATTCATGACTTCATCAGTGCCAAAGAGGAGGAG GAACTACTTGCAGCAGTTGATTCAAGGCCTTGGCAAAAACTTGCTAAAAGAAGGGTTCAGCATTATGGTTATGAGTTCCACTATAAC ACAAGGAATGTCAACACAAACCAGTACTTGGGTGAACTTCCACCATTTCTTTCGCCAATTCTTGACAAGATGTCGCTGTTTCAAAAGCTTAGTTACACTGAAACTGTACTTCTGGACCAGCTCACG gttaatgaatatccacCGGGAGTGGGTTTGTCTCCACATATTGACACCCATTCAGCATTTGAAGGATTAATATTCAGCCTTTCATTGGCAGGGCCTTGCATCATGGAGTTCAGAAAGTATTCTACTGGTGTTTGGCCTGCTGACCCTGACACATTAAATGATGAAGAGGCTCAAAATTCCGACAAGAGCTCAAAGTTTTTGAGGAAGGCTATTTATCTACCCCCTCGATCTATGCTGTTATTATCAGGAGAAGCACGCTATGCTTGGCATCATTACATTCCACATCATAAG GTATGTAACTGA
- the LOC129882244 gene encoding rop guanine nucleotide exchange factor 14-like isoform X2 translates to MVTDSLYDDDSSSSSSNNVFGSFSTHWTTSPQHFYVKKKTGYTTQLSDVETMKEKFAKLLLGEDVTGGSKGISTALALSNAITNLAASVFGELWKLEPLAEERKRKWRTEMDWLLSPTNHMIELVPARQSGSNGQRFEIMTPKVRADIHMNLPALRKLDSMLLETLDSMASTEFWYTEVSTRAEGKSPTWCLPSPKVPVAGLSDVERKKLVNHGKLVNQIFKAAKAINENVLAEMPVPTFIKDALPKSVRTSLGDDLYRILTTEPTSAEEMFNSLSLKSENSALEVVNRLEGSILVWKERITDQASGKSPARRSWSFVKDPISELDKLEVLLIQAEALVQQLKFKYPNLPQTFINVTKIQYGTDIGHLILEAYSRVLLNLSYNILTRIGEILQVDFSSNLNSPAATGYSSSILSDEPLVGHFSDPYNTNASNYGHCIGREAYSSMSTANSP, encoded by the exons ATGGTTACAGATTCTTTATATGATGACGACTCAAGCAGCTCTTCTAGCAACAatgtttttggatcattttctACTCACTGGACAACGAGTCCTCAACATTTTTATGTGAAAAAAAAAACTGGTTATACAACACAACTTTCAGATGTGGAaacaatgaaagaaaaattcGCAAAGTTGTTGCTCGGGGAGGATGTGACCGGAGGAAGCAAGGGGATTTCCACTGCATTAGCATTGTCCAATGCCATTACAAATCTTGCAG CATCTGTATTCGGAGAGCTGTGGAAATTGGAGCCACTTGCAGAGGAACGAAAGAGGAAATGGAGAACGGAAATGGATTGGTTGCTCTCTCCTACCAATCATATGATTGAGTTGGTTCCTGCTAGACAAAGTGGTTCGAATGGCCAAAGATTTGAG ATAATGACACCAAAAGTTCGTGCAGACATCCATATGAATCTTCCAGCACTTCGGAAATTGGATTCGATGCTTCTT GAAACGCTGGATTCAATGGCTAGTACTGAGTTTTGGTATACGGAAGTGAGTACCCGAGCAGAAGGAAAGAGTCCAACGTGGTGTCTTCCTTCACCCAAGGTACCCGTAGCTGGGCTCTCTGATGTCGAAAGAAAGAAATTGGTGAATCATGGAAAATTGGTGAATCAAATATTCAAGGCAGCAAAAGCTATCAATGAAAATGTCTTGGCTGAAATGCCTGTTCCAACATTTATCAAGGATGCACTTCCTAAG TCTGTCAGGACAAGCCTCGGGGACGATCTTTATAGGATCCTGACTACAGAACCAACATCTGCTGAGGAAATGTTCAATTCCTTGAGCTTGAAATCTGAAAACAGCGCGCTTGAAGTTGTTAACAGGTTAGAAGGATCCATTCTTGTTTGGAAAGAGAGAATAACTGATCAAGCTAGCGGAAAATCTCCAGCTCGAAGATCTTGGTCTTTCGTAAAAGATCCAATATCTGAGCTAGACAAATTGGAGGTCTTATTGATCCAAGCAGAAGCTCTAGTGCAACAGCTGAAATTTAAATATCCTAATCTACCTCAGACATTCATCAATGTCACAAAAATCCAGTATGGCACG GACATTGGACATTTAATACTAGAAGCATACTCTCGGGTTCTCTTAAACTTATCATACAACATTCTTACACGGATAGGAGAAATCTTGCAAGTAGATTTTTCGAGCAACCTCAACTCACCAGCAGCTACTGGCTACTCGAGTTCTATATTGAGTGATGAACCACTCGTTGGACATTTCAGTGACCCCTATAATACAAATGCTTCCAACTATGGACATTGCATTGGCAGGGAAGCTTATAGCAGCATGTCTACTGCAAATTCACCTTAA